Proteins from a genomic interval of Odontesthes bonariensis isolate fOdoBon6 chromosome 7, fOdoBon6.hap1, whole genome shotgun sequence:
- the LOC142383699 gene encoding fibroblast growth factor 6-like produces the protein MAVAQRLLVSMSCEAGTPHWTLTAVVLLGFLLGIVSAYPLSSSRTNATLLEKRWETLFSRSVLGISGEKPELNWESDYLLGIKRVRRLYCNVGIGFHLQILPDGRINGVHNENQYSLIEISTVERGVVSLYGVKSELFVAMNSRGRLYGTTVFHDECKFKESLLPNNYNAYESLVYRGSYIALSKHGRVKRGNKATTAMTVTHFLPRI, from the exons ATGGCCGTTGCGCAAAGGCTCCTCGTCAGTATGTCCTGCGAGGCCGGCACGCCGCACTGGACGCTGACCGCGGTGGTTCTCCTGGGCTTTCTGCTGGGGATCGTGTCAGCGTACCCTTTATCGAGCAGCAGGACTAATGCAACTTTGCTGGAGAAACGATGGGAGACCCTGTTCTCCCGCTCTGTACTGGGGATCTCCGGGGAGAAACCGGAGCTGAACTGGGAGAGTGACTATCTGCTGGGCATCAAAAGAGTGCGGAGGCTCTACTGCAACGTGGGCATCGGGTTTCACCTTCAGATCCTCCCCGACGGCAGGATAAACGGTGTACATAATGAAAACCAGTACA GTCTGATAGAGATCTCTACGGTGGAGAGAGGAGTGGTGAGCCTATATGGGGTGAAGAGTGAGTTGTTTGTCGCAATGAACAGCCGTGGAAGGTTATACGGAACG ACAGTCTTCCATGACGAGTGCAAGTTTAAGGAGAGCTTGCTCCCAAACAACTACAACGCCTACGAGTCTCTGGTTTACAGAGGATCCTACATAGCACTGAGCAAGCATGGCCGTGTGAAGAGAGGCAACAAGGCCACAACTGCCATGACTGTAACGCACTTCTTACCCCGaatatga